Sequence from the Herbaspirillum sp. meg3 genome:
TGCTCGACAAAATGCTGTTGTGGGGCGGCCTGTTCCCGATGGACAAAGTGAGCGTGCAAAACGGTTCCCTGATCACCGAGGCCGCCGCACAAGGCCGCGGCGGACTCATGATGTGTACGCATCTGGGCAATCTGGAATTGTGCCGCGTGCTCGGCCGCCGGCATCCCAACGTCAAACTGACTGTACTGGTGCATACCAAGCATGCGCAAGCTTTCAACAACATGCTGGCGCAACTCGATCCGGGCAGCCAGATGAATCTGATGCAGGTTACCGAGATGACACCCGCCACCGCAGTCATTCTGGCTGACAAGGTCGCGCAGGGTGAGTTTGTCGTCATCGCCGGCGACCGGGTTCCGGTTTCGCCCAATCCGCGCGTGGCGCTGGCGCCCTTCATGGGGGAAGCAGCGCCCTTCCCGATTGGCCCTTACGTCTTGGCCAGTCTGTTGAATTGCCCGGTTTTTCTGATGTTTTCGCGTCGCACACATGACGGCGCAGAACTTTGTTTTGAAGGCTTTCGTGAACAGATCCAGTTGCCGCGCAAACAGCGTGACCAACTGCTCGGTGAACTGGCGGCCGATTATGCCGCGCGCCTGGAACACCATTG
This genomic interval carries:
- a CDS encoding acyltransferase, which gives rise to MTANEETQAPQQQRSGRHWAQINEVSFVAGMRLLFFVYRVFGRWPFRIMLYPVLVWYMARNPLARKASLDYLAHLRSAHPTLATPVGIRGAFRHFAAFGESLLDKMLLWGGLFPMDKVSVQNGSLITEAAAQGRGGLMMCTHLGNLELCRVLGRRHPNVKLTVLVHTKHAQAFNNMLAQLDPGSQMNLMQVTEMTPATAVILADKVAQGEFVVIAGDRVPVSPNPRVALAPFMGEAAPFPIGPYVLASLLNCPVFLMFSRRTHDGAELCFEGFREQIQLPRKQRDQLLGELAADYAARLEHHCLHAPLQWFNFYDFWALPTLDSHDAKP